A genomic stretch from Lathyrus oleraceus cultivar Zhongwan6 chromosome 2, CAAS_Psat_ZW6_1.0, whole genome shotgun sequence includes:
- the LOC127119372 gene encoding xyloglucan O-acetyltransferase 1, which produces MASKMGSTNPFNDNPPSINNRIVHFTLYSLLPISLICLYFNIFSLTHSPVQLLQSTVIFNYHSSICSSPPSTSSIEKDMAYNYEKSCNYSNGDWVSDMREPLYNVTTCDTIKETEKCTTNGRPDLGYLYWRWKPNECNLPRFEPNTFLKLVQNKHIAFVGDSLARNQLESLLCMLSTTSTPYLVYQNGEDKKFRRWHFPSRNVNFSLYWSPFLVHGVERSNEGQYYNTMFLDLANERWARDIDLLDMIVISIGHWFLLPSIYYEGNLVIGSLNCPDLNHTQIDFYVPLRKALRTTLNSIVERKVAKGNGIDVIVKTFSPAHFEGDWNKGGGCSKTKPYRKEEKVVGGMEGEIRRIEIEEVESAKFKVKEFGGIRFEILDVTRLALLRPDGHPGPYMNPFPFVNGVQEYVQNDCVHWCLPGPIDTWNEIFLEVMKKWGKYP; this is translated from the exons ATGGCTTCGAAAATGGGAAGCACAAACCCCTTCAATGATAATCCTCCTTCCATCAATAACAGAATTGTTCATTTCACTCTCTATTCTCTGCTTCCCATATCCCTTATTTGTTTATACTTCAACATTTTCTCCCTTACTCATTCACCAGTTCAGCTTCTTCAGTCTACCGTCATTTTCAACTACCACTCATCTATTTGTTCTTCTCCTCCTTCAACTTCCTCTATAG aGAAGGACATGGCTTATAATTATGAGAAATCATGTAACTATTCAAATGGAGATTGGGTAAGTGATATGAGAGAACCATTATACAATGTCACAACATGTGACACAATCAAAGAGACTGAGAAATGCACCACCAATGGAAGGCCTGATTTAGGCTATCTTTATTGGAGATGGAAACCAAATGAGTGCAATCTTCCAAGGTTTGAACCAAACACTTTCCTCAAACTCGTTCAAAATAAACACATAGCTTTTGTTGGAGATTCCTTGGCTAGAAACCAATTAGAGTCACTTCTTTGCATGTTATCAACTACTTCAACACCTTATCTTGTTTACCAAAATGGGGAGGACAAAAAATTTCGTCGGTGGCACTTTCCTTCACGTAATGTAAACTTTTCTTTGTATTGGTCCCCATTTCTAGTTCATGGTGTTGAAAGATCAAATGAAGGACAATATTATAATACAATGTTTTTGGATCTTGCCAATGAGAGGTGGGCAAGGGATATTGATCTATTGGACATGATTGTGATATCAATTGGGCATTGGTTTTTGCTTCCTTCAATTTACTATGAGGGTAATTTAGTTATTGGTAGCTTGAATTGTCCTGACCTCAATCATACTCAAATAGATTTTTATGTTCCATTGAGAAAGGCTTTAAGGACTACTCTTAATAGTATAGTTGAGAGGAAAGTTGCTAAGGGAAATGGAATTGATGTGATTGTGAAAACATTTTCACCTGCCCATTTTGAAGGTGATTGGAATAAGGGTGGTGGTTGTTCAAAGACCAAGCCTTATAGAAAAGAGGAAAAGGTAGTTGGAGGAATGGAAGGTGAGATTAGAAGGATAGAGATAGAAGAAGTGGAAAGTGCTAAGTTCAAAGTCAAAGAATTTGGAGGAATTAGATTTGAGATTTTGGATGTAACTAGATTGGCACTATTGAGACCAGATGGCCATCCAGGTCCTTATATGAATCCTTTTCCATTTGTAAATGGAGTTCAAGAATATGTACAAAATGATTGTGTGCATTGGTGTTTGCCAGGACCAATAGATACTTGGAATGAAATATTTTTAGAGGTGATGAAGAAGTGGGGTAAATATCCATAG